The following proteins are co-located in the Xiphophorus maculatus strain JP 163 A chromosome 8, X_maculatus-5.0-male, whole genome shotgun sequence genome:
- the LOC102221251 gene encoding E3 ubiquitin-protein ligase RNF34-like isoform X3, with translation MKAGASSMWASCCGLLNEVMGTGTVRTPQPGFGAGAGPFRFAPSAGYSTYPPTSSGSAGQLCKACGLAFSVFRRKHICCDCKKSFCALCSVLQENLRCCTTCHLLRGTAFQRPRLMQLRVKDLRQYLLLRNIPTDTCREKEDLVDLVLCHQGTRETPRPVMEEDEEEDEDDDTCGDEEEDGGEDTDSLHSLPHSRAASPPSATRSASELSVLSASQGDALSPSDSSGTPSQVSPATQRRIRASLSDLDNEEAIENLSVRQLKEILARNFVNYSGCCEKWELLDRVHRLYRENEQNRKSMENVSITAVVAYPQPLCNSGVGDGVRAQLAADENLCRICMDAIIDCVLLECGHMVTCTKCGKRMSECPICRQYVVRAVHVFKS, from the exons GCGGGGGCGTCGTCCATGTGGGCGTCATGCTGCGGGCTGCTGAACGAGGTGATGGGCACGGGAACGGTGCGGACACCGCAGCCGGGCTTCGGAGCAGGGGCGGGGCCCTTCCGCTTTGCCCCCAGCGCAGGGTACTCTACCTACCCCCCCACCAGCTCAGGGAGCGCCGGGCAGCTCTGCAAGGCCTGCGGGCTGGCCTTCTCCGTCTTCAGACGCAAG CACATCTGCTGTGACTGTAAGAAGAGTTTCTGTGCCCTTTGCTCGGTGCTGCAGGAAAACCTGCGCTGCTGCACGACCTGCCACCTGCTGCGCGGCACGGCCTTCCAGCGGCCGCGCCTCATGCAGCTGCGGGTCAAAGACCTGCGGCAGTACCTGCTGCTGCGCAACATCCCCACCGACACGTGCAGGGAGAAGGAGGACCTGGTCGACCTGGTGCTCTGCCACCAGGGGACGCGGGAGACCCCGAGACCCGTGATGgaagaggacgaggaggaagatgaggacGACGACACGTGCGGcgatgaggaagaggatgggGGAGAAGACACAGACAGTCTCCACTCGCTCCCCCACTCGCGTGCGGCGTCGCCGCCCTCCGCAACGCGCTCCGCCTCCGAACTGTCGGTCCTGTCTGCCTCTCAGGGGGACGCGCTCAGCCCGAGTGACAGTTCAGGGACCCCCAGCCAG GTCAGCCCGGCGACGCAGAGGAGGATCAGGGCCTCGCTGTCTGATCTCGACAACGAGGAGGCCATAGAAAACCTCTCCGTCCGCCAGCTAAAAGAAATCCTCGCCAGAAACTTTGTCAATTATTCCGGCTGCTGCGAGAAGTGGGAGCTGCTGGATCGAGTTCATCGGCTTTACAGGGAAAACGAGCAGAACAGGAAATCCA TGGAAAACGTCAGCATAACTgcag TGGTTGCATATCCTCAACCTCTTTGCAACAGTGGAGTTGGAG ATGGAGTCCGAGCTCAGCTGGCGGCGGACGAAAACCTTTGTCGCATCTGCATGGACGCCATCATCGACTGCGTGTTGCTTGAATGCGGCCACATGGTGACCTGCACCAAATGCGGAAAGAGGATGAGCGAGTGCCCCATCTGCAGGCAGTACGTGGTGCGGGCCGTGCATGTCTTCAAGTcctaa
- the LOC102221251 gene encoding E3 ubiquitin-protein ligase RNF34-like isoform X1 has translation MKAGASSMWASCCGLLNEVMGTGTVRTPQPGFGAGAGPFRFAPSAGYSTYPPTSSGSAGQLCKACGLAFSVFRRKHICCDCKKSFCALCSVLQENLRCCTTCHLLRGTAFQRPRLMQLRVKDLRQYLLLRNIPTDTCREKEDLVDLVLCHQGTRETPRPVMEEDEEEDEDDDTCGDEEEDGGEDTDSLHSLPHSRAASPPSATRSASELSVLSASQGDALSPSDSSGTPSQEHEDTPTASLLNLEPAENILEVSPATQRRIRASLSDLDNEEAIENLSVRQLKEILARNFVNYSGCCEKWELLDRVHRLYRENEQNRKSMENVSITAVVAYPQPLCNSGVGDGVRAQLAADENLCRICMDAIIDCVLLECGHMVTCTKCGKRMSECPICRQYVVRAVHVFKS, from the exons GCGGGGGCGTCGTCCATGTGGGCGTCATGCTGCGGGCTGCTGAACGAGGTGATGGGCACGGGAACGGTGCGGACACCGCAGCCGGGCTTCGGAGCAGGGGCGGGGCCCTTCCGCTTTGCCCCCAGCGCAGGGTACTCTACCTACCCCCCCACCAGCTCAGGGAGCGCCGGGCAGCTCTGCAAGGCCTGCGGGCTGGCCTTCTCCGTCTTCAGACGCAAG CACATCTGCTGTGACTGTAAGAAGAGTTTCTGTGCCCTTTGCTCGGTGCTGCAGGAAAACCTGCGCTGCTGCACGACCTGCCACCTGCTGCGCGGCACGGCCTTCCAGCGGCCGCGCCTCATGCAGCTGCGGGTCAAAGACCTGCGGCAGTACCTGCTGCTGCGCAACATCCCCACCGACACGTGCAGGGAGAAGGAGGACCTGGTCGACCTGGTGCTCTGCCACCAGGGGACGCGGGAGACCCCGAGACCCGTGATGgaagaggacgaggaggaagatgaggacGACGACACGTGCGGcgatgaggaagaggatgggGGAGAAGACACAGACAGTCTCCACTCGCTCCCCCACTCGCGTGCGGCGTCGCCGCCCTCCGCAACGCGCTCCGCCTCCGAACTGTCGGTCCTGTCTGCCTCTCAGGGGGACGCGCTCAGCCCGAGTGACAGTTCAGGGACCCCCAGCCAG GAGCATGAGGACACACCGACAGCTTCCCTTTTGAACCTGGAGCCTGCTGAAAACATCTTAGAG GTCAGCCCGGCGACGCAGAGGAGGATCAGGGCCTCGCTGTCTGATCTCGACAACGAGGAGGCCATAGAAAACCTCTCCGTCCGCCAGCTAAAAGAAATCCTCGCCAGAAACTTTGTCAATTATTCCGGCTGCTGCGAGAAGTGGGAGCTGCTGGATCGAGTTCATCGGCTTTACAGGGAAAACGAGCAGAACAGGAAATCCA TGGAAAACGTCAGCATAACTgcag TGGTTGCATATCCTCAACCTCTTTGCAACAGTGGAGTTGGAG ATGGAGTCCGAGCTCAGCTGGCGGCGGACGAAAACCTTTGTCGCATCTGCATGGACGCCATCATCGACTGCGTGTTGCTTGAATGCGGCCACATGGTGACCTGCACCAAATGCGGAAAGAGGATGAGCGAGTGCCCCATCTGCAGGCAGTACGTGGTGCGGGCCGTGCATGTCTTCAAGTcctaa
- the LOC102221251 gene encoding E3 ubiquitin-protein ligase RNF34-like isoform X2: MKAGASSMWASCCGLLNEVMGTGTVRTPQPGFGAGAGPFRFAPSAGYSTYPPTSSGSAGQLCKACGLAFSVFRRKHICCDCKKSFCALCSVLQENLRCCTTCHLLRGTAFQRPRLMQLRVKDLRQYLLLRNIPTDTCREKEDLVDLVLCHQGTRETPRPVMEEDEEEDEDDDTCGDEEEDGGEDTDSLHSLPHSRAASPPSATRSASELSVLSASQGDALSPSDSSGTPSQEHEDTPTASLLNLEPAENILEVSPATQRRIRASLSDLDNEEAIENLSVRQLKEILARNFVNYSGCCEKWELLDRVHRLYRENEQNRKSMENVSITADGVRAQLAADENLCRICMDAIIDCVLLECGHMVTCTKCGKRMSECPICRQYVVRAVHVFKS, encoded by the exons GCGGGGGCGTCGTCCATGTGGGCGTCATGCTGCGGGCTGCTGAACGAGGTGATGGGCACGGGAACGGTGCGGACACCGCAGCCGGGCTTCGGAGCAGGGGCGGGGCCCTTCCGCTTTGCCCCCAGCGCAGGGTACTCTACCTACCCCCCCACCAGCTCAGGGAGCGCCGGGCAGCTCTGCAAGGCCTGCGGGCTGGCCTTCTCCGTCTTCAGACGCAAG CACATCTGCTGTGACTGTAAGAAGAGTTTCTGTGCCCTTTGCTCGGTGCTGCAGGAAAACCTGCGCTGCTGCACGACCTGCCACCTGCTGCGCGGCACGGCCTTCCAGCGGCCGCGCCTCATGCAGCTGCGGGTCAAAGACCTGCGGCAGTACCTGCTGCTGCGCAACATCCCCACCGACACGTGCAGGGAGAAGGAGGACCTGGTCGACCTGGTGCTCTGCCACCAGGGGACGCGGGAGACCCCGAGACCCGTGATGgaagaggacgaggaggaagatgaggacGACGACACGTGCGGcgatgaggaagaggatgggGGAGAAGACACAGACAGTCTCCACTCGCTCCCCCACTCGCGTGCGGCGTCGCCGCCCTCCGCAACGCGCTCCGCCTCCGAACTGTCGGTCCTGTCTGCCTCTCAGGGGGACGCGCTCAGCCCGAGTGACAGTTCAGGGACCCCCAGCCAG GAGCATGAGGACACACCGACAGCTTCCCTTTTGAACCTGGAGCCTGCTGAAAACATCTTAGAG GTCAGCCCGGCGACGCAGAGGAGGATCAGGGCCTCGCTGTCTGATCTCGACAACGAGGAGGCCATAGAAAACCTCTCCGTCCGCCAGCTAAAAGAAATCCTCGCCAGAAACTTTGTCAATTATTCCGGCTGCTGCGAGAAGTGGGAGCTGCTGGATCGAGTTCATCGGCTTTACAGGGAAAACGAGCAGAACAGGAAATCCA TGGAAAACGTCAGCATAACTgcag ATGGAGTCCGAGCTCAGCTGGCGGCGGACGAAAACCTTTGTCGCATCTGCATGGACGCCATCATCGACTGCGTGTTGCTTGAATGCGGCCACATGGTGACCTGCACCAAATGCGGAAAGAGGATGAGCGAGTGCCCCATCTGCAGGCAGTACGTGGTGCGGGCCGTGCATGTCTTCAAGTcctaa